One segment of Clavelina lepadiformis chromosome 2, kaClaLepa1.1, whole genome shotgun sequence DNA contains the following:
- the LOC143447447 gene encoding uncharacterized protein LOC143447447 isoform X2, with protein MLSVNSVPEDFSLKSRRVASSVDIKQEPTVIDATGDGAFDLTPSSQPTDLRYNMYGGKRTTSPNLYRGNPDPYLGSTAQNGDHSSNGSANHSGQEEYDLSTHPAPFVSASSDLTESSLSPFLNSSDAHALPPTDPISNGNLPRHRPGSQPQSKLIGDEQIAPVSEYRPQSAGSFSSTNKGSVQDLRGSPVQSTQRPIGALGSPSPKSQRGGETPTSESFSSAGFDFASGHSAFKPLNYPHPTPFAHQTPSPHSFHPSPPVPGQLQQNAIHPPPGLFDPSPHGYTAGGGFDYGGCHRRRPTSSIDSDHRTTGAPPTSSGDSHPGAEGEQSKRVIVPADPMVWTQEHVREWVEWTITEYTLTGVDTRAFSDLNGRELCGMTKENFYQITNPRNADVFMSHLNYLRRQQGPLPNLSSEDVDNIIHGGPYRHPGAPPPRLYPDAAYGEGGSSGRMAGRFQGIPYSNETDGKLASRSTAGGSTSQNVDPYQLFGPTSARLCNPGSGQIQLWQFLLELLSDPANASCITWEGTNGEFKMVDPDDVARRWGERKSKPNMNYDKLSRALRYYYDKNIMTKVHGKRYAYKFDFQGLAASLQPQPDQSSFSFSPDYKHGMYRPDVHFTHSGGAPYPAIGHPGAGYPPHHQKHHYIPSPPTRSPSYQSHPGPVTGQYPWHPDIAGYPGVPTLHSAHSNQPLPPTSFYN; from the exons ATGTTGAG cGTTAACTCCGTTCCAGAAGATTTTTCTCTCAAGTCCCGGCGTGTGGCGTCGTCCGTTGACATCAAGCAAGAACCAACCGTAATAGACGCCACGGGTGACGGCGCCTTTGACTTGACGCCATCCAGCCAACCCACTGACTTGCGGTATAACATGTACGGAGGTAAGCGAACCACAAGCCCAAACCTGTACCGGGGAAATCCAGACCCTTATTTGGGGTCAACTGCCCAAAACGGGGACCACTCGTCAAATGGGAGCGCCAATCACAGCGGTCAGGAGGAGTATGACCTGAGCACGCATCCGGCTCCGTTTGTTTCGGCATCAAGCGACCTCACAGAGTCTTCATTGTCTCCCTTTCTCAACTCTTCGGACGCTCATGCTCTCCCACCCACAGACCCCATCTCGAACGGGAATCTCCCTCGCCACAGGCCGGGGAGTCAGCCCCAGAGCAAGTTGATCGGGGACGAGCAAATCGCCCCCGTGTCCGAGTACAGACCTCAGAGCGCCGGATCATTCTCAAGCACAAATAAAGGCTCCGTGCAGGATCTACGGGGATCTCCCGTGCAGAGTACCCAGCGACCGATAGGGGCACTTGGTTCCCCATCACCAAAATCACAAAGGGGCGGGGAAACACCGACCTCCGAGTCCTTCTCCTCTGCCGGGTTTGATTTTGCTTCTGGACATTCTGCTTTCAAGCCACTCAACTACCCCCACCCAACCCCCTTTGCCCACCAGACCCCTTCCCCCCATTCGTTTCATCCGAGCCCCCCAGTGCCTGGCCAACTTCAACAAAATGCTATCCATCCACCGCCGGGGCTGTTCGACCCCTCTCCCCACGGCTACACTGCAGGTGGCGGGTTCGATTACGGAGGCTGTCACCGACGACGACCTACGTCATCAATCGACAGCGATCACAGAACAACGGGGGCTCCACCCACGAGTTCAGGGGATTCCCACCCAGGGGCAGAGGGTGAACAGTCGAAAAGAGTCATCGTTCCAGCAG ATCCGATGGTGTGGACACAGGAGCACGTTCGAGAATGGGTGGAGTGGACAATCACGGAATACACGTTGACCGGCGTCGACACGCGCGCCTTCTCTGATTTGAACGGTCGTGAGCTGTGTGGGATGacgaaagaaaatttttaccaaatcACAAACCCTCGAAATGCTGACGTATTTATGAGTCATCTAAACTATCTACGAC GTCAGCAAGGGCCTCTTCCTAATCTGAGCTCGGAGGACGTGGACAACATCATACACGGAGGTCCATACCGGCACCCTGGAGCCCCGCCCCCGCGGTTGTACCCCGATGCCGCTTACGGAGAAGGAGGGAGCTCGGGGCGGATGGCGGGCAGGTTCCAGGGAATCCCCTACTCCAACGAAACAGACGGAAAAT TGGCGTCACGAAGCACGGCTGGAGGCTCCACGTCACAAAACGTTGATCCTTATCAACTTTTCGGCCCCACCAGCGCCCGTCTGTGCAACCCGGGAAGCGGACAGATTCAGCTCTGGCAGTTCCTTCTAGAATTGCTCAGCGATCCGGCCAACGCGTCGTGCATCACGTGGGAGGGAACCAATGGGGAGTTCAAGATGGTGGACCCAGATGACGTGGCGCGAAGGTGGGGGGAGCGGAAGAGCAAACCGAACATGAATTACGACAAACTGAGTCGCGCGCTCAG GTATTACTACGACAAGAACATAATGACCAAGGTGCATGGCAAGAGATACGCGTACAAGTTCGATTTTCAGGGTCTGGCCGCGTCACTGCAGCCACAACCGGACCAGTCTTCTTTCTCCTTCAGCCCGGACTACAAGCACGGAATGTACAGACCAGACGTGCACTTCACACACAGCGGAGGGGCTCCTTACCCCGCTATAGGGCACCCAGGTGCCGGGTACCCCCCTCACCATCAAAAGCACCATTACATCCCGTCCCCTCCTACCAGGTCTCCTTCCTATCAATCCCATCCCGGTCCCGTCACCGGACAGTACCCCTGGCACCCGGACATTGCCGGATATCCGGGGGTTCCCACATTGCACTCGGCACATTCCAACCAACCGCTGCCTCCGACCTCCTTCTACAACTGA
- the LOC143447447 gene encoding uncharacterized protein LOC143447447 isoform X1, which produces MLSVNSVPEDFSLKSRRVASSVDIKQEPTVIDATGDGAFDLTPSSQPTDLRYNMYGGKRTTSPNLYRGNPDPYLGSTAQNGDHSSNGSANHSGQEEYDLSTHPAPFVSASSDLTESSLSPFLNSSDAHALPPTDPISNGNLPRHRPGSQPQSKLIGDEQIAPVSEYRPQSAGSFSSTNKGSVQDLRGSPVQSTQRPIGALGSPSPKSQRGGETPTSESFSSAGFDFASGHSAFKPLNYPHPTPFAHQTPSPHSFHPSPPVPGQLQQNAIHPPPGLFDPSPHGYTAGGGFDYGGCHRRRPTSSIDSDHRTTGAPPTSSGDSHPGAEGEQSKRVIVPADPMVWTQEHVREWVEWTITEYTLTGVDTRAFSDLNGRELCGMTKENFYQITNPRNADVFMSHLNYLRRECQQGPLPNLSSEDVDNIIHGGPYRHPGAPPPRLYPDAAYGEGGSSGRMAGRFQGIPYSNETDGKLASRSTAGGSTSQNVDPYQLFGPTSARLCNPGSGQIQLWQFLLELLSDPANASCITWEGTNGEFKMVDPDDVARRWGERKSKPNMNYDKLSRALRYYYDKNIMTKVHGKRYAYKFDFQGLAASLQPQPDQSSFSFSPDYKHGMYRPDVHFTHSGGAPYPAIGHPGAGYPPHHQKHHYIPSPPTRSPSYQSHPGPVTGQYPWHPDIAGYPGVPTLHSAHSNQPLPPTSFYN; this is translated from the exons ATGTTGAG cGTTAACTCCGTTCCAGAAGATTTTTCTCTCAAGTCCCGGCGTGTGGCGTCGTCCGTTGACATCAAGCAAGAACCAACCGTAATAGACGCCACGGGTGACGGCGCCTTTGACTTGACGCCATCCAGCCAACCCACTGACTTGCGGTATAACATGTACGGAGGTAAGCGAACCACAAGCCCAAACCTGTACCGGGGAAATCCAGACCCTTATTTGGGGTCAACTGCCCAAAACGGGGACCACTCGTCAAATGGGAGCGCCAATCACAGCGGTCAGGAGGAGTATGACCTGAGCACGCATCCGGCTCCGTTTGTTTCGGCATCAAGCGACCTCACAGAGTCTTCATTGTCTCCCTTTCTCAACTCTTCGGACGCTCATGCTCTCCCACCCACAGACCCCATCTCGAACGGGAATCTCCCTCGCCACAGGCCGGGGAGTCAGCCCCAGAGCAAGTTGATCGGGGACGAGCAAATCGCCCCCGTGTCCGAGTACAGACCTCAGAGCGCCGGATCATTCTCAAGCACAAATAAAGGCTCCGTGCAGGATCTACGGGGATCTCCCGTGCAGAGTACCCAGCGACCGATAGGGGCACTTGGTTCCCCATCACCAAAATCACAAAGGGGCGGGGAAACACCGACCTCCGAGTCCTTCTCCTCTGCCGGGTTTGATTTTGCTTCTGGACATTCTGCTTTCAAGCCACTCAACTACCCCCACCCAACCCCCTTTGCCCACCAGACCCCTTCCCCCCATTCGTTTCATCCGAGCCCCCCAGTGCCTGGCCAACTTCAACAAAATGCTATCCATCCACCGCCGGGGCTGTTCGACCCCTCTCCCCACGGCTACACTGCAGGTGGCGGGTTCGATTACGGAGGCTGTCACCGACGACGACCTACGTCATCAATCGACAGCGATCACAGAACAACGGGGGCTCCACCCACGAGTTCAGGGGATTCCCACCCAGGGGCAGAGGGTGAACAGTCGAAAAGAGTCATCGTTCCAGCAG ATCCGATGGTGTGGACACAGGAGCACGTTCGAGAATGGGTGGAGTGGACAATCACGGAATACACGTTGACCGGCGTCGACACGCGCGCCTTCTCTGATTTGAACGGTCGTGAGCTGTGTGGGATGacgaaagaaaatttttaccaaatcACAAACCCTCGAAATGCTGACGTATTTATGAGTCATCTAAACTATCTACGACGTGAGT GTCAGCAAGGGCCTCTTCCTAATCTGAGCTCGGAGGACGTGGACAACATCATACACGGAGGTCCATACCGGCACCCTGGAGCCCCGCCCCCGCGGTTGTACCCCGATGCCGCTTACGGAGAAGGAGGGAGCTCGGGGCGGATGGCGGGCAGGTTCCAGGGAATCCCCTACTCCAACGAAACAGACGGAAAAT TGGCGTCACGAAGCACGGCTGGAGGCTCCACGTCACAAAACGTTGATCCTTATCAACTTTTCGGCCCCACCAGCGCCCGTCTGTGCAACCCGGGAAGCGGACAGATTCAGCTCTGGCAGTTCCTTCTAGAATTGCTCAGCGATCCGGCCAACGCGTCGTGCATCACGTGGGAGGGAACCAATGGGGAGTTCAAGATGGTGGACCCAGATGACGTGGCGCGAAGGTGGGGGGAGCGGAAGAGCAAACCGAACATGAATTACGACAAACTGAGTCGCGCGCTCAG GTATTACTACGACAAGAACATAATGACCAAGGTGCATGGCAAGAGATACGCGTACAAGTTCGATTTTCAGGGTCTGGCCGCGTCACTGCAGCCACAACCGGACCAGTCTTCTTTCTCCTTCAGCCCGGACTACAAGCACGGAATGTACAGACCAGACGTGCACTTCACACACAGCGGAGGGGCTCCTTACCCCGCTATAGGGCACCCAGGTGCCGGGTACCCCCCTCACCATCAAAAGCACCATTACATCCCGTCCCCTCCTACCAGGTCTCCTTCCTATCAATCCCATCCCGGTCCCGTCACCGGACAGTACCCCTGGCACCCGGACATTGCCGGATATCCGGGGGTTCCCACATTGCACTCGGCACATTCCAACCAACCGCTGCCTCCGACCTCCTTCTACAACTGA